Genomic segment of Carassius carassius chromosome 19, fCarCar2.1, whole genome shotgun sequence:
ACTACAACACAGAGACCAAACAATCCACCTGGGAGAAACCGGATGAACTCAAATCACCtgcagaggtaaaaaaaaaagaaagaaaaaaagtcgaCACACCCTTCTTGCTTACAGAGTCATATTGCATCTGCCAATTACTATTCATTCAGGAGGTCATGACCTTTAGGCATACTCTGCATTTGAGTCTCTAATGTATTACTGTTActagttgtttgtttgtttatgttggaAAAGTAAAGAGCACCATGTTTTTATATTACGTTTATTAGTTTAGACCAGAGGtggcgttactgtaattgagtagcttttttgtatttttaaaatgtgtaattttgccTTTACTTAAGTACATTAAGTTTGAAGTGTtatacttcgctacattttaaaacacattactgagtaagaacaaataaaaaaatagctccctggaaactactgcAGTGAATAATGGGCAGGAGAGCAAACGAGCTAacatcacaagaaagatgcagacggacaagaCAGACCCAGCTGAAAACAAAACCCTATCGTATTCTGCTCAAGTTGAACTCAAGGGAAATAAAGTGAACCTCTGGCCATATTTTCTATTATGCAGTGTAGGGAGACCAACGCTGATGTCGGAGAcgatcagctccacgcgatcagctcTGGCTCATGTTTACTGACGAGAGCAGACTCGACTAGTTCTTCTGACATTCGCCGCTGGCTCTGATTTCTCtgaagtggttaaacataaaagttaaatatatttttttgtgtaaatcTAACAgttaatctttggtctttattcaattaatatattaatatgttaaaatgaaaataaaaaggcaatactgtttgatataatattttgtttcgtTGTAATGCAGGCCATAGCCTACAACGTTACACATTTCTGcggctattaatatgtttaaaagaaaaatgaaaggaggcagtggtgtttgatatcgtttttcattttattgtaaatataccgtgaggaaaattgcagtagcgaTGCGAGCTGACTGATCTTATCAAGtgcgctgctgtttgcagaattaccgcaCTTGTGTCGTCCCGTCTGGTGGGAGATCACAGCCTCGAGTCGAACTCGCAAAGtccgaactaccgaggatgcaagtccgagatttgcgtactttgtattgagaaacgcgcgcagacctacgtcaccagattatttgcctaatcttctcggtactttacaccgcggtggaaacacagaaagcaacaggtctgggggaaaaACAGAAACACAATTCAAACGTTTTgttgtgtgcatgtcattttatCAAGGATTTCTTCTCTAATCTTGGCTTTTATCTTCTTAATTTGGACTAACAAGCTCTCCgaaccacaacctgtaagtacGATTGATATGTTGTGTACATTTTCAATTGAGTGCTCAAATGTGATGTATACTTAGTGCAACTTTAGGTTTCCAGGTAAagcatattactgttttactgaagtAGTTCTGATAATTGGCTATGAACCTGCTATTTCCTAAGACTGTCGATTAATGTAGAATAACGTTTTTCTAattaagtcatttaaaaataatgtagtGTAGCACAAAGTCTTTATAATTGTTGTGaaattgctgtttattttgcTGCACCGGCAGTTATAGGGTTAATGTGGGAGATTAATTTAATGATTATGTTAATGCTGTTCTGCGTTCTGATTAAAAGTTAAGACCGAGCGTCTTTTGTCTGCTGTTCTTCAAACATTACAGTAGACATATTTTGGTTTACATATCGTCTCATCAGTTAGTCAGTTAGTTAGCACTCGGCTAACATATCCACCGTTATTGTTGTAAGTGTTCAAAGTTTAGCAGCTAAACCTTAACTGTGGACACGATTTGCTTGCATAAGTCTTTctgtattttatgtcattattataaGAACGGATTGGCGgactatattatttttttatgtaaaggtgCTTTGTTAATGGCAGCACTCACTAACAGGCTCAAGGACTCAAGGACCAATCACAACAGgcttggccagctgaccaatcagagcagagtatgCTTATGGAAGGGAGGGGTTTGCTCCGAACTTGCTTGGATCAAACCTTTTCCGAATCATCAGCAAATGAgtctaatattaaatgtatattctggGAAAATTACAATGTTTACTGACCTTAGATGCATCTGAACCAGTTGTTGGGGACTCCAACACATTAGGACACTttttaaaataccatatgacctgctctttaagggTAGTGGACTCCCCCATGGCTTGCACTGGTCAATGCATTGATTTCTATAAAGACAGCTTCAGTTTTCCCCCCTGCTGTTTTTTACCCCTTGTCACCAGCTTCATCCTTGAGCCATAGCTCGTGACCGGAAGAGAAGATGAGTCATTTTGAGGCGGAGGGGAGgttaatgttttgatttaaagaTTACAAgggcaaatgaataaaaattataacaataatgttctgcacaaataaattatttaataaacactACACTATTCCATTCAAAATAAGAATTTCCAATTTGGTTACATGGTCTTTAACGATGTGGGATATGACATTATCAGTATTTtgccaaaaaccaaacaaaacacttTTACAGAGTGCCGTGAAGTCTAGTAGATTAGACTAGTGAGTGTGCGCATTTATACTgctttctttcactgtgtgattaagtctgttaaaatgcatttagaatgatcacaaaattaaaGATACaggggcagaaaatgtatatatttatataatttcatgtagTAAATCAATATCACACAGTGACGTTTTTTCCtcaaaaaatcagcatgattaatgattttattttacaacagttcaataaacaagaacttaattaagagacttgtgtTTTAGACACCACATTGTTTTGCTCTATTTCGAGAACAAatataattccaaacacagcctccaaagcacagttttgtgtctctgagccatgtttcgttcctgaatgaatcaaccgtacAAATGAATTGGGTCAGTCGCAATGACTcgcttattaacagtgtcttgctgccacctgctggcggttttaattacacatttaaagtatctattttatttatatttttttattttttaatgagtaTTCAATGGCTTTGTCTGATATATCAGAACATTATTTCTGCATTTGTaaatgcaggttaaatgcatcaaTGTCCTGCATTAAATGGTGtgtaaatcagtggttctcaaagtgtggggcgCACGAATATTGCAGGGGGCAGAGGCCATCGGcagaaaaagagaagaaattAAACCGTAAACAGCCAAAGACGTAACTTAAAATGGGAGATGGATCAGTTTGTGAAAGGGAAGAGAAAAGCCATAGATAAATGTTTTGGTATTGTctgaatttcatatttattttttaaaaacataataaaaaatatgtaatatagaaTATGCAATATCTTGTTGTTATTCAAAGGTTTATCATTTGTTTTGAATAGTTGTGTATTTTGAAACCAAATGAAAGAGTTTGTGTTTTGCAGCAAATGTTGTCCAAATGTCTGTGGAAAGAGTATAAGTCAGACAACGGCAAGCCTTATTACTACAACTCCCAGACCAAAGAGTCTCGCTGGACTAAACCCAAGGAGCTGGAGGACCTGGAGGGTCAGTCTACTAAATGAGTAGCATTatcacacacatgcaaaaaaacTCATGAGGAAATGgtttaacttgttttttttctctctgtttttatTTCAGCGATGATAAAGGCAGAAGAAAACGGGTGAGCATCAGCTTTATTTAATAAGAccgtaaagggttagttcaccccaaaattgtaTTTGCTTGCTCTTATATTGTTCTAAAACCTGTGTGTCTCTTCAACTGTTcaacttcaaaacacaaattaatctaGTGATTAAATGGTGAACATTTAATTTGGGCCTTTTTTAATACATCTAGCTACATACCTAGAGCTCATCTAATGTGGTAAATGAAAGCTCAAACATGCTTGCTTTGACATGGTTAATAATTCATGACAGAATAaacacttttgggtgaactatccttttaatgtaCCGTTAGATTTACAGAAAGCAGTTTTAGGTTTCAAAATGGCTTACTATTAGTGGAGAATGTTCCGTTGATGCAGATTCAACACTACCGGTCATTTTACACAACTTAATGGCTTAATAGTGAAGTAAaagattaataatattatatacatatttaagaaATTCAGAGATTATTCCACTATAATCATTTTGGATGTGTGTGTGGTGAAGGACGGCTGATGTTGTGGCTCCTGGCACCACCCCTGCTCTTACATCTCAGAGCGAGTCGTCTGTTACCGTGGCAGCAGTTGCTGAGAAGGAGGCTACCATGGCAACAGTCGCCACAGAGGAACAGCCGTCTCACGTGCCTGCTCCGGTTGCGGAGGTCAGCAGTGATGTCACAGTTAACTCCACTGAGGACACGCCCATCGTAGAGACACAGCCCAGGTAATGAACCCTCAACACGTGTGTCCGTGTGCACCTCTCACATCACCCTCTGAACAAGACCCTTCCCTTTGATACTTGGAGGTCAATCACATTTTTTctgcattaaatagatcaaaatttgaagtaatgtcatttgtaatgtacaaaagattttaaaataaatgctgttcttatgaactttctattcgtcaaagaatcctgacaaaacaatgaaaattctgctttgccatcacaggaactttaatatacatttaaataaaaatagtttgtaataatattttgcgatttaatacttttttttaattgtgtttttgcatgaataaatgcagacttggagaGCATAAAACCTTTTTCGACATTTATTGCTATGGTGAACACAGTCAGATTACGAagcatatatattaaaacaatcgAATTGATATAATTGCTTTTATAATATCttgttttttcatatatatatatattgttttgttttgcagtaaTGATGTTTCTAAGGAGGAGAGACCTGAGCTGGTGAAGAAAGTTTacaagtggaacacaaaagaggagGCAAAGCAGGCATTTAAAGAACTGCTGAAGGAAAaggtaattctctctctctctcctgtagtGAAGAGGGAAGTGTTGATATTCCGAATGGGTCTTTCTAAATTTAGTGTGTTTTAATTTGACACACAAAGTGCTCCTGAGAGAGCCGCGGCTGTTTAATTGCTGTTGGTGTGATTAGACTGGAGTGAGTGAAACGGAGGACGCTGGAATCGCACGCTTCACAGAGCCCTGACAGCCAGAAACACACACTCCGAGACCATGAACAACCGAGTGTTTTGTGATTCTGCTTCTCCAAACCTTTTCTGTTATTTTCCCAGTGGATGCCATTTATGCCTCTCAACAATAAGACAAGAAATCAAATGATGCCCTCAGTCAAATTGAAATCATTGAGTATGTTAGGAAGTGTATTACTCGTGAAAAATAACGTGTTGTTTACTAATTAGGTTctttaaaaaaagctaaaaaacatGCTTTGGAGAAAAGTAACTTTGCATCTCGCTCCCTCCTTGTGACTACAGGGCGTTTCCTCCAATGCATCATGGGAGCAGGCAATGAAGCTGATAATTAACGACCCTCGTTACAGGTATTTAAATACTGCACACAGCATTAATGACATTTAATAGCATTTAAATCCTGTGCACTGTTCAGTGTGTCCCTGCTGCTCTTCACTGATccgctcactgtgtgtgtgtgtgtgtgtgtgtgtgtgtgtgcagtgctctGCCTAAGCTGAGTGAAAAGAAACAGGCGTTCAATGCTTATAAAGTccagacagagaaagaggaaaagGAAGAAGCCAGAATCAAATACAAGGAGTCTAAAGAGACTTTCCAGCGCTTCCTGGAGAACCACGAGAAGATGACCTCCACCACACGATACAAGTGAGCTTTTAAAGCTGATGACAACATTATTCAAGGCATCGCTATTCAATCACAATGTAGACCTAGTATTTTGGGTTGGAGATTTGAAATGCCTAGCAACTCACTTAAAAATACTCCCAACACCTTAGCGACTGCATAGAAATGCCCTCACTTCAGTTCTGCATGCACAAGCAGCACTCTCATTTTTAATCCAGTATTACTCTTAACAATGATTGCTCAGCTTGATTAAAATCACATCAGCAGTGTTTTGGTGATGTTACGGGTGTAAATCTCACCTGTATATAGCGGTGTTGTTTGTCGTGAGTTCCTGTCTGCACTGTGTCATAGGTCTCAGAGAGATTATTCATTTCTAGTTCTGTGATGTTAATATGCTGTAATATCACTGCCCCCTACTGACTAGTTTATGACTCGCAGCAACGTTCTTTGGCATGGATAAAATCATGCTTTATTAAATATTAGGGCAAAGGCTGTTGTTCTTGAGTGAGTAGGTTTGTCTGGTCTTGTGCAGGAAAGCGGAGCAGATGTTTGGCGATCAGGAGGTGTGGTCATGTGTCCCCGAGAGAGACCGGCTGGAGATCTACGAAGATGTgctcttttatttagcaaagaaagAGAAGGTTTGATTGGCTGATTCTGTTTATTAGTGATTAATCTAATtcgtttgttttttattctttttatggaACAGTTTAAATGCTGATAACGCTTTCATTTGGattcattttaatatgcaaatgttaattataaagaaataaaccaGATGTGTGAAAGATCATTTACACACAGTGGCTTATTATGATTATGAAACTTTAGAAACTGCGGTAAACATTGTCAAGAAGTAATTCTGTTTATTAGAAGAAAATAAGTCGGTAATATTACTCATTAGTTGAACAGTAGGCTGTTTATATTTGCaaaaatttagtttaatttgatttgaaattCACTTGATTTGTGCCTACTGGTCTCCATATATAAGATTATCTCCTTAAACGTCCTGATACAATCAATAGTGCCTTTAATATGTGACCCCGGTGCACAAAACTTAAGTAGTCTTAAGGAGCACTGGTATatgtgtagcaatagccaacaatatgggtcagaattattataataaatttttttacgcCAAaactcattaggatattaagtaaagctcatgttccatgaagatattttgtacatttcctattttaaatgtatcaaaatgtaatatttgtttagtaatatgcattgctaagaacttcatttggacaactttaaaggtttttttttttttttgctccctcagattctcaaatagttgtatctcgttCGAATATTGccctgtcctaacaaaccatacaccaaaggaaagattatttatttagctttcacataatgtatgaatgtcattttcgaaaaattgacccttctgactggttttgtggtccagggtcacaaatgttttTGCATCATGAAAGGAAATTATGATTAATTGTCAAGAAAATAATGGAATTTATAAACAGTGCAAAAAATTCTTCATGCTCTTAAAGTCAGTTCGatttttatttgcatatgttAAACAAAAACTTCTAACACCAAGCAACTGCTAAGAATTTGGAGTTGTATATTTATGCTTTACTTtttgttcatcaaaaaaaaaagtcctctcTATATAGTTCTTGTCCTGTCTGACATCTAATTTGACAAGATCCTAACTCAATGCTTTCTTTCAGGAACAAGCCAAGCAGCTGAGGAAGAGGAACTGGGAAGCTCTGAAGAACATTTTGGACAATATGGCCAATGTGACGTACAGAACGACGTGGTCTGAGGCCCAGCAGTACCTTCTGGATAACCCCACCTTTGCTGAAGATGAGGAGCTACAgagtatgaacacacacacacacactgccaccTCCACATGATGATGCTTTTAACCCGCATAATGAGAGCGAGTGTGTTTGATATAGAGGAAGCTTTcatctttgtgtctgtgtgtgctttaGACATGGACAAGGAAGATGCTCTGATCTGTTTCGAGGAACACATCCGTGCTCttgagaaagaggaggaggaagagaaacagaaaactctgcTGCGAGAGAGACGCAGACAGCGCAAGAACCGAGAGTCTTtccaggtgacacacacacacacgtgtgtccTGGTTTGTGCGCAGCATCACGTGTCCAGCTTTCTAATATGAAAAGCTCTCACCTTAATTAATTGGAACTTGATGCAGGAATATCAGTTGATGTCTGTCATGACAGAGGATCTGTTTGACCGAGTTTAGGGTCCTGCAGATCATTGTGCAGAGACGAGGCCAGAacgaaataaatcaataattaaataagtCAACATCACTGGCATGTGTAAGGCAATTTATTGAGAATTATTGATAACTGGCAATGTATCAATAATGTGGGATCAAACTGTGTACAGCAGCTGATGCTGAATTGTCAACCACACATttggaaatgtattatttaaatctcCCATGTTATTTTCAGCGTTGCAGACTGGTTTGGATCAAATTCTAAATAATCGTGTGCTTGTATGCAATTTTGAAACACTGAAATTCTTACCAAAGCAAACTAAGCATaacacacactttttttcttgctaaaaacattatcAGTATTAATGCTTTGTTCTCTTGAACGGCTAAACCAAAAGGACTGAGGAGTAAAGGACAAGAGCTCTGGCATGTTTGTGAAgtgctgtgtgtgtttcagaaatTCCTGGATGAGCTTCACGATCACGGGCAGCTGCACTCCATGTCTGCCTGGATGGAGATGTACCCAACCGTCAGCGCTGATATCCGCTTCAACAACATGCTGGGCCAGCCaggtctctctctccctctccctctccctctctctccctctccctctccctctctctcctctctctctctctctctctctctctctctctctctctctctctctctctctctctctgtccctctctctctccctctctctccctctccctccctctccctctctctctctctcctctctctccctctctctctctctctccctccctctctctctctctctctctcctcctcactccctctctctccctctctctccctctccctctctctctctgtctctctctctctctctctctctctcctctctctctctctccctctctccctccctctctctgtctctccctccctctctctgtctctctctctctctctctctctctccctctccctctctctctctctctctctctctctctctcctctctctctctctccctccctctctctgtctctctctccctctctctccNNNNNNNNNNNNNNNNNNNNNNNNNNNNNNNNNNNNNNNNNNNNNNNNNNNNNNNNNNNNNNNNNNNNNNNNNNNNNNNNNNNNNNNNNNNNNNNNNNNNNNNNNNNNNNNNNNNNNNNNNNNNNNNNNNNNNNNNNNNNNNNNNNNNNNNNNNNNNNNNNNNNNNNNNNNNNNNNNNNNNNNNNNNNNNNNNNNNNNNNAGGTGGCGCTTAAATCGTtgccttggttaccgctgtaaacaaagcagcgctgcacttatgaactttaatatgctttatacagaggcaagaggaaaaggaaaaaataccatctaaacttttctaaagatattaagttcccctcagacatacatttatataaactcctacccctaacTGAATCGTGATTG
This window contains:
- the LOC132094833 gene encoding pre-mRNA-processing factor 40 homolog A-like; its protein translation is MSSTDANSGPSQAPPFPGVPPSGITLPFMGPPGIPPHFPPMGMPPMGQRPPSMAPMPPGILPPMIPPMGAPPMAQMPAMLPPMIAGMMMPPRLPAASIQPTGPPGVSPVESAAPAAPGTASTTSTESDEQPKKKSVWTEHKSLDGKTYYYNTETKQSTWEKPDELKSPAELSEPQPQMLSKCLWKEYKSDNGKPYYYNSQTKESRWTKPKELEDLEAMIKAEENGTADVVAPGTTPALTSQSESSVTVAAVAEKEATMATVATEEQPSHVPAPVAEVSSDVTVNSTEDTPIVETQPSNDVSKEERPELVKKVYKWNTKEEAKQAFKELLKEKGVSSNASWEQAMKLIINDPRYSALPKLSEKKQAFNAYKVQTEKEEKEEARIKYKESKETFQRFLENHEKMTSTTRYKKAEQMFGDQEVWSCVPERDRLEIYEDVLFYLAKKEKEQAKQLRKRNWEALKNILDNMANVTYRTTWSEAQQYLLDNPTFAEDEELQNMDKEDALICFEEHIRALEKEEEEEKQKTLLRERRRQRKNRESFQKFLDELHDHGQLHSMSAWMEMYPTVSADIRFNNMLGQPGLSLPLPLVALKSLPWLPLFLRYAFTQVSLLCVCSLKGSESEDDEYHSKKKKRSASKSPSEHSSSGESERSYKKSKKHKKKGKKRRHKSASPESEGEKERKGREKEKDKENDKSRGKTRGESKQKSPKRKSTKEEGGWDTSGSELSEGELEKRRRTLLEQLDAP